A region from the Lytechinus variegatus isolate NC3 chromosome 6, Lvar_3.0, whole genome shotgun sequence genome encodes:
- the LOC121417477 gene encoding uncharacterized protein LOC121417477 isoform X2 yields MRISTCGIGMGIVSLSALTVYLGECYGWRGGTLVLGALVGNIIPCAAAVRFSATSGWRRVDNCRPGQGDVVGEGESIPGTSCIRGVVMGEEEESDSDSSVSDTSRRESHPLIDGAPSCGVEGGRKSTTLKGTTEQLDRDCELPNGILRRIVSGIQESDFYTDPAFNFFFIAMFLVSLGYCGWHSLIVPNALERGFNVQENLILLSLSAAVGGISGRVVVGLLCDNRFSPVTVYLVCTVLDIASLLCDVFLSTLYLIIVTTCIRAGTIGGRAILGTLAARERASLGKKDVVFATGPFCMGIGTLLGDLYSDKIPHITSSYDVTWWLVAGIFLEIVIFITVLVPLIVQKR; encoded by the exons ATGCG CATCTCGACTTGTGGAATAGGGATGGGGATCGTGAGCCTGTCGGCCTTGACTGTATACCTCGGGGAGTGTTACGGCTGGAGGGGCGGTACTCTGGTCCTTGGTGCACTTGTGGGTAACATCATACCCTGTGCTGCTGCCGTGAGATTCTCGGCAACTTCCGGTTGGAGGAGAGTGGACAATTGCAGACCCGGACAAGGAGATGTCGTGGGGGAAGGTGAAAGTATTCCTGGTACTTCTTGTATTCGCGGTGTAGTAATGGGTGAGGAAGAAGAGTCCGATTCAGACAGCAGTGTGAGTGACACCTCGCGGAGAGAATCGCATCCTTTAATTGATGGGGCGCCCTCATGTGGTGTAGAGGGTGGTAGAAAATCTACGACACTGAAAGGAACCACTGAGCAACTGGACAGGGATTGTGAGTTACCAAACGGTATCCTTCGCAGGATAGTGTCAGGTATTCAGGAGTCTGATTTTTACACCGATCCAGCGTTCAATTTCTTCTTTATAGCAATGTTTCTTGTGTCCCTTGGGTACTGCGGCTGGCATTCCTTAATCGTTCCCAACGCTTTAGAAAGGGGATTCAACGTACAAGAAAACCTTATTCTTCTATCGCTCTCTGCAGCGGTCGGTGGCATCAGCGGAAGGGTTGTCGTCGGTCTCCTTTGCGACAATCGATTCAGTCCTGTCACCGTTTACCTCGTATGCACTGTTCTTGATATAGCCTCCCTACTGTGTGACGTCTTTTTATCTACTCTCTATTTGATTATTGTGACGACATGCATTCGAGCAGGAACAATTGGAGGAAGGGCAATATTGGGAACTCTAGCAGCTCGCGAGAGGGCGTCTCTCGGCAAGAAGGATGTTGTTTTCGCCACTGGACCGTTTTGCATGGGTATAGGAACGTTGCTTGGAGACCTCTATTCAG ATAAAATACCTCATATAACATCCTCCTATGACGTCACGTGGTGGTTAGTGGCTGGTATCTTCCTGGAGATAGTCATCTTCATTACTGTATTGGTACCCTTGATTGTACAGAAGAGATGA